A genomic stretch from Lathyrus oleraceus cultivar Zhongwan6 chromosome 2, CAAS_Psat_ZW6_1.0, whole genome shotgun sequence includes:
- the LOC127117608 gene encoding uncharacterized protein LOC127117608 isoform X1 — METKHGRDKLCTARESGNETQKGAINLPDRGTLEQMNRLGFSVWDSKVQKRNFLAVFLMLRIGLHISMIGLEKVKFRVTWRLRTRLRFKVARWRFHGAKSTTVECFAISFSCKSLSLAITSSTLGNIGVACGEDCKNATGDFNSFVISFSELSTDFRVALHA; from the exons ATGGAAACAAAGCATGGAAGAGATAAACTATGCACAGCTCGTGAATCTGGGAACGAAACGCAAAAAGGGGCAATAAATTTACCGGATCGGGGTACTTTGGAGCAGATGAACAG ATTAGGGTTTTCAGTTTGGGATTCAAAGGTTCAAAAGAGGAATTTCCTGGCAGTGTTTTTGATGCTCAGAATTGGACTACATATTTCGATGATTGGACTTGAAAAAG TGAAATTTCGGGTAACCTGGAGGCTGAGGACAAGGTTGAGGTTCAAGGTGGCCCGCTG GAGGTTTCATGGAGCAAAG TCAACAACGGTAGAGTGTTTTGCCATAAGCTTCTCCTGCAAATCTCTCTCCTTGGCAATAACTTCCTCCACCTTGGGTAATATTGGTGTGGCTTGTGGAGAAGACTGCAAGAATGCTACAGGTGATTTTAACTCCTTTGTGATCTCTTTCAGCGAGCTATCAACTGATTTTCGGGTTGCTTTACACGCTTGA
- the LOC127117608 gene encoding uncharacterized protein LOC127117608 isoform X2, with amino-acid sequence METKHGRDKLCTARESGNETQKGAINLPDRGTLEQMNRLGFSVWDSKVQKRNFLAVFLMLRIGLHISMIGLEKVKFRVTWRLRTRLRFKVARWRFHGAKVMDQTASQQR; translated from the exons ATGGAAACAAAGCATGGAAGAGATAAACTATGCACAGCTCGTGAATCTGGGAACGAAACGCAAAAAGGGGCAATAAATTTACCGGATCGGGGTACTTTGGAGCAGATGAACAG ATTAGGGTTTTCAGTTTGGGATTCAAAGGTTCAAAAGAGGAATTTCCTGGCAGTGTTTTTGATGCTCAGAATTGGACTACATATTTCGATGATTGGACTTGAAAAAG TGAAATTTCGGGTAACCTGGAGGCTGAGGACAAGGTTGAGGTTCAAGGTGGCCCGCTG GAGGTTTCATGGAGCAAAGGTGATGGATCAAACCGCTAG TCAACAACGGTAG